From Lemur catta isolate mLemCat1 chromosome 19, mLemCat1.pri, whole genome shotgun sequence, a single genomic window includes:
- the LOC123624237 gene encoding protein lifeguard 1-like, protein MTEDQYEPTSCVVTLSTVSALTFVREVKSFVQENVWTSHVSYTIFLISLIVLSCRGDLRRKHPWNLAALSILPVSLSYTVGMITSFYHAEAAIMAVDITRHLPHSGPLLHAARCDFPSCVGVLLASMVPLFIFAILCIFLRNRILEIVHAAPGALLSARFPAVDTQLLLGHKQLSPSPEEYVFAALNLYTDIINTFLHSLTIIAAPRSSPSPQLAVPHQGPLGPLALSSHEKTFHRSQPPAPNSSLVTVLFSGPPAII, encoded by the exons ATGACTGAGGATCAGTACGAACCAACCAGCTGTGTGGTGACCCTGTCCACGGTGTCTGCGCTCACCTTTGTCCGGGAGGTGAAGAGTTTTGTCCAGGAGAACGTCTGGACCTCCCATGTCTCCTACACCATCTTCTTGATCTCCCTCATCGTCCTCAGCTGTCGTGGGGACTTGCGGCGGAAGCACCCCTGGAACCTCGCTGCACTGTCGATCCTGCCCGTCAGCCTGTCCTACACGGTGGGCATGATCACCAGCTTCTACCACGCTGAGGCGGCCATCATGGCCGTGGACATCACCCGCCATCTGCCTCACAGTGGCCCCCTTCTCCATGCCGCTCGCTGTGACTTCCCCTCGTGCGTGGGCGTGCTCCTGGCCAGCATGGTGCCACTCTTCATCTTCGCCATCCTCTGCATCTTCCTCCGGAACCGCATCCTGGAGATCGTGCATGCCGCGCCGGGTGCTCTGCTCTCCGCCCGCTTCCCGGCCGTGGACACCCAGCTGCTACTGGGGCACAAGCAGCTGTCCCCGAGCCCAGAGGAGTACGTGTTTGCCGCGCTGAACCTATACACAGACATCATCAACACCTTCCTGCACAGCCTCACCATCATCGCTGCGCCAAGGAGTAGTCCAAGCCCCCAGCTCGCTGTGCCCCATCAG GGACCTCTGGGCCCTTTGGCCCTCAGTTCCCACGAGAAAACCTTTCACAGAAGTCAACCTCCTGCCCCCAACTCCAGCCTCGTTACAGTTCTCTTCAGCGGGCCTCCGGCAAT CATCTAG